A stretch of the Corylus avellana chromosome ca6, CavTom2PMs-1.0 genome encodes the following:
- the LOC132184373 gene encoding uncharacterized protein LOC132184373 isoform X4, producing MLVAAIMDIVTSSCDGLDKVPLKPSLPGNAETGDIAAAIQVVEEGGMHLDEPNKNEDDEDGGKGMKGIGIKILGGTTVLGFSRTSGLMKLGNCDATHVESTRLTPKALVLQNKHDSLLVLANLSSAVVPGLWDDLHCEHVAVPFAAWALANWAMASEVNRSHIQELDQDGYAVMTALVAPERSVKWHGSLVARLLLEDRNLPLNDSVSDWSYSLLSTVSQASKNEDIPLVQVALSAFLVSVERSREAKKIVMEKGLHLMRDTAKRMTKHKHVQEALAKTLELLCTGDVHLSLEESQKWSGILLPWVFGKNSSDTVKSSAIKILSCILEDYGPSTVSISQGWLAIMITEILGSTKTSSVKGSTQPKSDKVKTQIDQSNILSAGLIANQLAGAVVNLAGNQLGIAPGSVDTFPLADLFSLEPLTVPIKNLKKDSIVKFDAADSALATLKGIKALTEICVEDSISQDKITGFGVLCLLRRFLLCDDYEKLAASEAYDASRTFEAQERVASGTGESATSDTNDSSSVRVPPTAHIRRHAARLLSILSLLPKVQKVIVADETWCKWLEDCANGKISGCSDPKIKSYARATLLNIFCKHQIDRDSVNGPPSDTGIANRNNICPRYDDLVFLINPELPHWKCPGKVEDNTFRMDKSLLAEANTVSREGTPVNTSATDGNFSSSVDVSFIGSQPESPLVDIVFVHGLRGGPYKSWRIAEDKSSTKSGLVEKIDQEAGKLGTFWPGEWLSSDFPQARMFTLKYKTNLTQWSGASLPLQEVSSMLLEKLVAAGIGNRPVVFVTHSLGGLVVKQMLYKAKAENIDNLVNNTIGVVFYSCPHFGSKLADMPWRMGLVFRPAPTIGELRSGSPRLVELNDFLRHLHKKGVLDVLSFCETKVTPIVEGYGGWAFRMEVVPIESAYPGFGELVVLESTDHINSCKPISRTDPSYKETLEFLQKMKARYK from the exons ATGCTTGTGGCTGCCATTATGGATATTGTCACCTCCAGTTGTGATGGTTTAGACAAGGTACCCTTGAAGCCCTCCCTACCAGGGAATGCTGAAACTGGAGATATTGCCGCAGCCATTCAAGTCGTTGAGGAAGGTGGAATGCATTTGGATGAGCCAAATAAAAacgaagatgatgaagatggtGGGAAAGGAATGAAAGGAATTGGAATTAAAATTCTTGGAGGTACTACTGTATTGGGGTTTTCAAGGACAAGTGGGCTTATGAAGTTGGGGAATTGTGATGCCACTCATGTAGAATCAACTAGGCTCACTCCCAAAGCTCTTGTCTTACAAAATAAGCATGATAGTTTGCTAGTGCTAGCCAATTTGTCTTCGGCTGTCGTTCCTGGTCTCTGGGATGATTTACATTGTGAACATGTTGCTGTACCTTTTGCTGCATGGGCATTAGCAAATTGGGCAATGGCATCAGAGGTGAATAGGTCTCATATTCAAGAACTGGATCAAGATGGCTATGCTGTTATGACTGCTTTAGTGGCACCAGAGAGATCTGTGAAATGGCATGGCAGTTTGGTGGCTCGGTTGCTGTTAGAGGATCGTAATCTGCCCTTAAATGATTCTGTTTCTGATTGGAGTTATAGTCTTCTTTCTACTGTTTCTCAGGCAAGTAAAAACGAGGACATTCCTTTAGTCCAGGTTGCTCTATCTGCTTTTTTGGTTTCTGTAGAGAGAAGCCGTGAGGCCAAAAAGATAGTGATGGAGAAGGGTCTTCATCTAATGAGGGACACTGCCAAACGAATGACAAAGCATAAGCATGTGCAAGAAGCATTGGCAAAGACACTAGAATTGCTTTGTACTGGGGATGTGCATTTATCTCTTGAAGAGAGTCAAAAGTGGTCTGGTATATTGCTTCCTTGGGTTTTCGGAAAAAATTCTTCTGACACTGTAAAATCATCTGCCATAAAGATCCTCTCTTGCATTCTTGAAGATTATGGACCATCTACCGTATCAATTTCTCAAGGTTGGTTAGCTATCATGATTACTGAAATTCTGGGTTCCACGAAGACATCATCAGTAAAAGGAAGCACTCAGCCAAAAAGTGACAAAGTGAAG ACCCAAATTGATCAGTCGAATATTCTTTCTGCTGGACTAATCGCTAATCAATTAGCTGGTGCCGTTGTTAATCTAGCAGGAAACCAGCTAGGAATAGCTCCTGGTTCTGTAGATACATTCCCTCTGGCAGATCTTTTTTCTCTGGAACCTCTTACAGTACCaattaaaaatctcaaaaaagaTAGTATTGTTAAGTTCGATGCAGCTGATTCTGCATTGGCAACCCTTAAAGGGATCAAAGCACTGACTGAAATTTGTGTGGAAGATTCTATATCTCAGGACAAGATAACTGGTTTTGGGGTTCTATGTTTGCTGAGACGTTTTTTGTTATGTGATGATTATGAGAAACTTGCTGCAAGTGAAGCATATGATGCATCTAGAACGTTCGAGGCACAGGAGCGGGTTGCAAGTGGTACTGGGGAATCAGCTACTTCTGATACAAATGATTCATCTAGTGTTCGGGTTCCACCAACAGCTCACATTCGCAGGCATGCTGCTCGCCTATTAAGTATCCTTTCGCTTCTTCCGAAAGTCCAGAAGGTTATTGTGGCAGATGAAACTTGGTGTAAATGGCTTGAGGATTGTGCAAATGGAAAGATTTCTGGTTGCAGTGATCCTAAGATAAAAAGTTATGCTAGAGCAACacttttaaatatattttgcaaACACCAAATTGATAGAGACTCTGTGAATGGACCTCCTTCTGATACTGGAATTGCAAACAGAAATAACATTTGTCCCCGATATGATGACTTGGTATTTTTAATCAATCCTGAACTGCCTCACTGGAAGTGTCCTGGAAAAGTAGAGGACAACACTTTTCGAATGGATAAATCTTTGTTGGCTGAGGCTAATACTGTTTCCCGTGAGGGCACACCTGTAAACACATCCGCAACTGATGGTAACTTTTCTAGTTCTGTTGATGTGTCATTCATTGGCTCACAGCCAGAATCGCCTCTGGTAGATATTGTTTTTGTCCATGGCCTCCGTGGTGGGCCTTATAAGTCTTGGCGCATAGCTGAGGACAAATCCTCAACTAAGTCTGGCCTGGTAGAGAAGATTGATCAGGAAGCAGGGAAGCTAGGAACATTTTGGCCAGGTGAATGGCTTTCATCTGACTTCCCTCAAGCTCGCATGTTTACTCTCAAGTATAAG ACGAATCTTACCCAATGGTCTGGAGCTAGCCTGCCTCTTCAG GAAGTGAGCTCCATGCTATTGGAGAAGCTTGTTGCTGCAGGCATTGGGAATCGACCCGTGGTGTTTGTGACTCACAG CCTGGGAGGCTTGGTTGTCAAGCAGATGCTTTATAAAGCAAAGGCAGAAAATATTGATAACCTTGTGAACAACACCATTGGAGTT GTGTTCTATAGCTGCCCACATTTTGGCAGCAAACTAGCAGATATGCCTTGGCGAATGGGCCTCGTTTTTCGCCCTGCCCCAACT ATAGGGGAGCTAAGAAGTGGGTCTCCAAGACTAGTGGAGCTTAATGACTTTCTTCGACACCTTCATAAGAAAGGGGTGCTTGATGTTCTCAGTTTCTGTGAG ACCAAGGTAACTCCAATTGTTGAAGGTTATGGAGGATGGGCTTTCCGAATGGAAGTAGTACCAATTGAATCAGCGTATCCTGGGTTTGGTGAACTTGTT GTCTTGGAGTCAACGGATCATATAAATTCATGCAAACCGATTAGCCGCACCGATCCTTCATATAAAGAAACATTAGAATTTTTGCAGAAGATGAAAGCCCGATATAAATGA